In Acidisarcina polymorpha, the DNA window TGGACTGGATAAAATCTGCGATAGATAGAATCTGCATTGGATAGTCACGATCTGACCTGCGCTCGATGCCCGCATCTGTTTCTCCAATCCGTCTCACTCTCATCAGCGCTCCAGCTACGCGCCAGTTGCAGGAAGGTATTTTCCTCGGGGATGAAGGCCTGGATGCGTCGGCCCGCGCGCAGCTCGAGCGGGTCCGTTGGACAGCAGATCCAGGCCAGAAGATTTGGGTGTCTCCGGAAGCTCGAACAAGAGAGACAGCCAAGGCGCTCGGGGTGAACGCGGAAGAGGCGCCGGAACTACGGGAATGTGATTTCGGTTTATGGCGTGGTCGTTCCTTGCAGGAGATTCACCACGAAGATCCAGTCGGCCTTCGACTCTGGATCCAGGATCTAGGGTCATGTCCTCACCGAGGCGAGTCGTTCCTGCAATTAATGGAACGCGTGGGGGAATGGCTCGACCTCCGGCGAGAAGCTGGCTCTTGCGTGGTCATTACCCATGCATCGGTCATTCGCGCGGCCATCGTGCATGCTCTATCCGCGCCGCAGGAGAGCTTTCGCCGAATAGAATTAGGCCCGCTCACGCTAACGGACATTCGCCAGAACGGCGCCCAGTGGCACGTTCGGTCGATGGGAGTTCGGCTGACGAACGCCGAGGGGTCCGCGGAGCATGAAGAACCGCAATGTGACTAGATTCCCGCCAAGCAGCCTGCTCTAGTTTCGTCGGGTTCATTGCAGTGATGAAAGACCTTCGCTCCGTGCCTCGCAGCTCATTGCCGGTAGATGCGGGCCTCCCAGGGGCTCAGGTTGAGAACTGTGCTGTTTTCCTCTTTGGATTTCAAGTTGGAAAGTGCGAGTCTCCCTGCCTGCAGACCATCTGGCAGTTTGTATTGGACTGTCGATGGAGAAAAGTTCAACACGATGAGGTATCTCTGGTCGCCAAGCATCCTGGTGTAGGCAAAGATGGAGGAGTTCTCTGGGTCGATGTCCTTGTAGTCGCCGTAGATCAGCGCGGGAGTCTTGCTGCGAAGCGCGATCATCTGCTGATAATAGTGATAGATCGAGTCGGGATTCGCCAGCTCTTCTTTGGCGTTGATCTGGGAATAGTTCGGGTTGACGGCGAGCCATGGCTTCGACCCCGTGGTAAAGCCGCCGTTGGCGGTTGTGTCCCACTGCATCGGCGTGCGCGAGTTGTCGCGGCTGGTCTTTTTCAGGTTGGCGATGTAGTCCCCGGCGCTTATCTTGCCTGTGAGGACGTCGGCCTTATAGCCGTTCTTGACCTCGATGTCGTCGAAGTCTTCGATGCGTTCGAAAGGATAGTTCGTCATCCCGAGCTCGTCTCCCTGATAGACAAAGGGCGTTCCTTTCATCGTAAGCAGAAGGGTCGCAAGCAGCTTTGCGGAAGGCGCCCGGTTGGCGGCGGAGTCGTCGCCAAAGTTCGAAACAATGCGCGGATTGTCATGGTTAGAAAGGAAAATCGTGTTCCAGCTGTGTAAGTCGAGGACCGCGTCCTGACGGTCGTAAACGGCCTTGAGTTCTGGCAGCGTAAAGGGCTTCCATAACCTTCCATTGCGATTAATGCGTACGGTATCGAAATTGAAGATCATGTTGAGTTCGCGGCGGCGTTCGTCGACCAGTAAGTGCGTTTGGTCGAGGGTGATGCCGAGCGCCTCGCCGACGGTCATGACGTCGTACTTCGATAGCACCTCGCGGTTCATCTCCTGGAGGTAATCATGGAGATGCGGGCCCGCGGCATAGACGAATTGCGGCGCTTTGAGCTCGTCCGGCGTAAGGTCGGGAAAGGCCTGGTTCTTGGAGATGAACGGGATCACGTCCATGCGGAAGCCGTCAACGCCCTTGTCGAGCCAGAACTTCATCAAATCATGGACCTCGGCGCGGACTTTGGGGTTGTCCCAGTTAAGATCGGGCTGCTTCTCAGCAAAATAGTGAAGATAGTATTCGTTGGTTCCGGCATCTTTCTTCCACGTGGAGCCCGAGAAGAAAGAGGGATCGTTGTTCGGAGGGAGTTCGGCTCCATTCGGCCCTGTCTTGCCGGGACGCCAGAGGTAGTAATCCCGGTAAGGGTTGTCCTTCGATTTACGGCTCTCGACAAACCAGCGGTGTTCGTCGCTCGTATGATTCACGACGAGATCGATGATGAGTTTCATATGACGCTGCTTGATGCCTTTGAGCATGGCGTCGAAATCATCCATGGTGCCGAATTCTCTCATCACCTTGCGGTAATCGCGGATATCGTAGCCGTTGTCCGCATTGGGTGAGTCGAAATGCGGACTGAGCCAGATGACATTGACACCCAGGGCCTGCAGATAATCGAGCTTCGAAGTGATCCCGGGCAGGTCCCCGATGCCGTCGCCGTTCGAGTCCTTAAAGGAACGTGGATAGATCTGGTAGACGACTGCTTCCTTCCACCATTTGCGGATATAACCATTGGAAGTCGTGCTTAAAAGATTGGGATCTGCACTCATCGTAGAGCTTTGCACCTGCGGAGTTTCTGTCTGTTCTGGGATGCCTGCTGCCGGAGACTCGGAGGGCAGCAAGACAGCGGCCAATGCGAACATGCTCACGAGCGACCAGCAAAGTTTCTCAATCCACATAGGTGTACACGGCTCCGGTTAGTGTGGCGCGGGGAACGATCGTTTCGCCCGAGCTTCTATATATAACCGTCGAATGCGTCTACGTACACTTCCGGTCGTGCAACTCGCGTTGAAATGGACCTGCGTCGAGGTGATGATGCGTGGACGCAGTCTCGACCTGGTGCCAGGCTTCTCGATCACTGGCGGCGGTACGTATCCAGCTGGGATTGCGACGAAGAATAATTGTGGGCCATTTTCTCACAAGTGAGTCGTGTATCGTGACGATAACAGACCCCGTATCTTCGGTGAATGAAAAGGCAGTCCGGAAAGAATGCATACGTTTGCGGCGATCGACATAGGTTCGAACTCCTGCCGTCTGAAGATCGCACGAGTGGTGCAACACCGCCTGAAGGTTGTCCACGAAGACCGGGAAGTGACTCGGCTGGGTACGAGCGTCTTTGATACCGGGCTCATCTCTCCACAGGCAATGGCGGACACCCTCGCCGCACTGAAACGTTTCTATCGAGCGGTGCAGGAGTTCGGCGCCGATCAGGTGCGGGCGGTCGCCACTTCGGCGATGCGGGATGCGCGCAACGCCCGGGCTTTTCTCGCGTGGGTCCGCGATGAGACCGGTTGGGAGGTGGAGATCATCTCCGGGCTGGAGGAGGGCCGGCTGATCCATCGCGGGGTCATGAGCAACGAGGAGGGCCTAGCCGGAAACTGCCTGCTCATCGATGTCGGCGGGGGCAGCTGCGAGATCTCGCTCTCCGAACACAAGCGCATCAAGGATACGTTGAGTTTACCCCTGGGAGCGGTGCGCCTGACCCAGGAGTTCCTGGTTAACGACCCGCCAGCCCCCCAGGACATTGCGCGGATGAAGCAGTTCATCGCTCGGGAATTGCGTCGCGCGGAACGAAGGAATATCGCTTCCCTGGTGAAGAACGTCATCGCTACCTCGGGCACCGCCGCGGCGCTGGCCGAATCCAGCCGGTTTCTGGTCAAGACTCGAGCCGCGAAGGCATCTGTAAAAACCGCCATCAAGTCCGACCCCCATCTAATCGCCACGCGCGCCATACGCCGTTTAGCCGAAAAGCTGACCAAGCTCGAGAATCCCGCGCGGGCGGCAGTGCCCGGCATTGGTCCTCGGCGCTCCGAGATCATTGTCGCCGGTGCGCATGTGTATGCAGAGATCCTGGAACGTTTTGCTCTGCCCGGATTTCAGTATTCGGCACTGGGGTTGAGAGATGGCATCCTTGCGCAAATGCTGGCAGAGCGGGATGAACGAGCGCCGTTGCACGAGGTGTTCGAGCGTGAGCGCTGGGAGGGCGTGCTCGAAACCTGCCGGCGGTATGGTGTCGATCCCAGATCTGCGGAGCCCATCTGCGACCACGCTACTCAACTCTTCAAGGACCTGCAGAAAGTGCATGAGTTGCCGGCGGAGTATTTGGATTGGTTGCAGGCCGCTGCAATGCTGAAGGACATCGGCAAGTTCATGAACTACCAGGGTCATCACCGGCATGCGCAGTACATCATTGCCAATTCCGAGCTCTACGGGTTCACGCCGCACCAGCGGGCGGTGACCTCAGCCATCGCCCGCTATCTCGGCAAGAGCCGCCCGGTAGCGGAAGGCCGAACCATGCGGCAGGTGCTCCCCGCCGATCATGAGCCGGTAAAACGCGCAGTCGTCCTGCTTCGATTGGCAGTCGCTTTGAACCAGGATCGCGCCAGTGATGTTCTTAGAGTGACAGCGAGGGTGTATCCAAAGCGGGTGATTCTGGAACTGACGCCGGGACGAACCGGCGCTGAGCTCGAGCTATGGTCGCTGCGCAAAGAATCGGGCTACTTCTTCGAAGTTTTCAAACGCGAGCTCTTGGTAACACTCGAATAGAGAGTGCGCAGCATTCTCGCATCGAGCAGCCAATTGAGCGTAGAGGGCCGTCGCGTGCAATCGACTCTGGCAAGTGCTCCCTTGCGCAGACGGATGCTGGCGCGTTCCGGGGCGCCGTGGCCATTCGCGCTCGCACAAGAGATGAGCGAGCTGAGGAACTGCTGCAAGTTGGGGTTGTGGCCGACGATCAACACGTTTTCATGAACAGAAAGATCGGAGACCAGGGAATGAAAATCGGCGACGCTGCCGGATGGAGCGAGTGCATCCGCAAGCGTTATTTTGGTCTCATATCCGATCTCCATGCCCACAAGAGATGCGGTCTGAAGAGCACGCTTGAGCGGGCTTGAGGCTATGCAGTCAAAATGTACATTGAGCGCATTCAGACACGTGGCGATCAACATGCACTGTTGTTTGCCTTCCTTGTCGAGCGGGCGCTTGACATCGATGACGGGATTGGCGCGGCGGGTTCCAGCACTGGCATGGCGAAGTACATACAAATTCATCGTTAGGGGAGCTTCTCTCTTGGCGGCGACTGCCAACCGAGAAGAAGAAACGTCCTCGGTTGGCCACCAGCGGCGTTATTCACCTAATTGTAACAATTGAGAACCACCCCGAATGTTAAAAGGCCGGCCGCCCGCGGGTTTCCGCCATACCTCAATTGGATCAGGTCAGTGGAGCCGGGGCGGGGATTGGCTCGATAGGAAAACCGGGATCGATTCCGGGTGTTTCCGGCCCAGGGATGGGGACCGGTTCCGGATCGGGCGCCGGATCGGGATCCGGTTCGGGAAAAGGTCCCGGAAATGATGACATGGAATAAAGGGCCGTCAGGCGGTCTTCAACGTTCATAGGACACCTCTACTGGTGGGAGTAGTCGGGAGATGAGGTGGTTGCTTTTTGGGCATCGAGCTTCCACAGTTCACTAACCAAGAGACCCTTCAAGTATCTTTTCCCGGCGATCCGTGAGAGCCCCGCTTGATCGAGCAGAGCCGCATAATTTGGAAGCGTACGTACCTTGAGTCCTGTCAGTAGCCCGAAGGCCCGGTAAAGGCTTGCCACAATCAGGCGCGAAGGCCACTTCATCAGCCCCTCCGCGGGGAGCGCGAACTCCGAGACGAGCCAGATTGCCTCTGGAGCTAGGCGGGGAACAATCTTGGCGACCAGGCCAGCGATTTCGTCTACGTTGAAACAATCAAGAAAAAAATTCGCGACCACAAGGTCATACCCCGTCCCTTCAAAATCCAATTTGCGTGCGTCGGCTTGCAGCGGCCGCAGGCGTTCTTCGGCGGAGGGCCCGAGGCGAGCTGCTCGAGCAGCGAGGAGTTCGAGCATGATGCTGCTGGAGTCGATCGCGTCCACTTCGACTTTGGCATTCGAAGCGAGGAGGCGGGCGGTAAAGCGGCCATCGCCGTCGCCGAGGATGAGCGCACGCCGTGAGTGGCCTAACTTGG includes these proteins:
- a CDS encoding Ppx/GppA phosphatase family protein, which gives rise to MHTFAAIDIGSNSCRLKIARVVQHRLKVVHEDREVTRLGTSVFDTGLISPQAMADTLAALKRFYRAVQEFGADQVRAVATSAMRDARNARAFLAWVRDETGWEVEIISGLEEGRLIHRGVMSNEEGLAGNCLLIDVGGGSCEISLSEHKRIKDTLSLPLGAVRLTQEFLVNDPPAPQDIARMKQFIARELRRAERRNIASLVKNVIATSGTAAALAESSRFLVKTRAAKASVKTAIKSDPHLIATRAIRRLAEKLTKLENPARAAVPGIGPRRSEIIVAGAHVYAEILERFALPGFQYSALGLRDGILAQMLAERDERAPLHEVFERERWEGVLETCRRYGVDPRSAEPICDHATQLFKDLQKVHELPAEYLDWLQAAAMLKDIGKFMNYQGHHRHAQYIIANSELYGFTPHQRAVTSAIARYLGKSRPVAEGRTMRQVLPADHEPVKRAVVLLRLAVALNQDRASDVLRVTARVYPKRVILELTPGRTGAELELWSLRKESGYFFEVFKRELLVTLE
- a CDS encoding histidine phosphatase family protein codes for the protein MPASVSPIRLTLISAPATRQLQEGIFLGDEGLDASARAQLERVRWTADPGQKIWVSPEARTRETAKALGVNAEEAPELRECDFGLWRGRSLQEIHHEDPVGLRLWIQDLGSCPHRGESFLQLMERVGEWLDLRREAGSCVVITHASVIRAAIVHALSAPQESFRRIELGPLTLTDIRQNGAQWHVRSMGVRLTNAEGSAEHEEPQCD
- a CDS encoding SixA phosphatase family protein, producing the protein MNLYVLRHASAGTRRANPVIDVKRPLDKEGKQQCMLIATCLNALNVHFDCIASSPLKRALQTASLVGMEIGYETKITLADALAPSGSVADFHSLVSDLSVHENVLIVGHNPNLQQFLSSLISCASANGHGAPERASIRLRKGALARVDCTRRPSTLNWLLDARMLRTLYSSVTKSSRLKTSKK
- a CDS encoding class I SAM-dependent methyltransferase, whose amino-acid sequence is MRAEDSPNFDPVARAYRPLEFLTFGPYLERCRFHFLSKLGHSRRALILGDGDGRFTARLLASNAKVEVDAIDSSSIMLELLAARAARLGPSAEERLRPLQADARKLDFEGTGYDLVVANFFLDCFNVDEIAGLVAKIVPRLAPEAIWLVSEFALPAEGLMKWPSRLIVASLYRAFGLLTGLKVRTLPNYAALLDQAGLSRIAGKRYLKGLLVSELWKLDAQKATTSSPDYSHQ
- a CDS encoding glycoside hydrolase family 13 protein, giving the protein MWIEKLCWSLVSMFALAAVLLPSESPAAGIPEQTETPQVQSSTMSADPNLLSTTSNGYIRKWWKEAVVYQIYPRSFKDSNGDGIGDLPGITSKLDYLQALGVNVIWLSPHFDSPNADNGYDIRDYRKVMREFGTMDDFDAMLKGIKQRHMKLIIDLVVNHTSDEHRWFVESRKSKDNPYRDYYLWRPGKTGPNGAELPPNNDPSFFSGSTWKKDAGTNEYYLHYFAEKQPDLNWDNPKVRAEVHDLMKFWLDKGVDGFRMDVIPFISKNQAFPDLTPDELKAPQFVYAAGPHLHDYLQEMNREVLSKYDVMTVGEALGITLDQTHLLVDERRRELNMIFNFDTVRINRNGRLWKPFTLPELKAVYDRQDAVLDLHSWNTIFLSNHDNPRIVSNFGDDSAANRAPSAKLLATLLLTMKGTPFVYQGDELGMTNYPFERIEDFDDIEVKNGYKADVLTGKISAGDYIANLKKTSRDNSRTPMQWDTTANGGFTTGSKPWLAVNPNYSQINAKEELANPDSIYHYYQQMIALRSKTPALIYGDYKDIDPENSSIFAYTRMLGDQRYLIVLNFSPSTVQYKLPDGLQAGRLALSNLKSKEENSTVLNLSPWEARIYRQ